Proteins encoded within one genomic window of Mya arenaria isolate MELC-2E11 chromosome 13, ASM2691426v1:
- the LOC128214391 gene encoding uncharacterized protein LOC128214391: MATKGDQREQEGKRGQDILSKTIDKPSDHQVVDNDDLRKNCLDSIKQAILREPILALDCKGEDLSRKGELQLVSIATQEKVYILDILKLKTSPFERGLRDILEDKHILKLMFDCREDSDVLFHQFHVKLDGVIDIQLLEVIKRPGDIEDTSSRRCERHDEVVPLQSLYDCLVTYSISKVMVKKKKNFMQNHILGDRPLAEEHKENANRDVALLFHLFEKLKPDNEEMERLKIASNVFVDLKRSIALRDFSKFENNSYLPIDVIPKKGSKGFEPGYTQCQKCRRPFPVSEFSKTQLRACTQMCRTCKKVKLDNDVLENQQANLSRTEDRRARNAFYSRINRLGNSPSHMIYNDIILDPYVDWHVIIDEDGEETLTFFT, translated from the coding sequence atggCAACCAAGGGCGATCAAAGAGAACAGGAAGGAAAACGTGGGCAAGATATCTTATCCAAAACAATTGACAAACCGTCAGATCATCAAGTTGTTGACAATGACGATCTTCGGAAGAATTGCTTAGACAGCATCAAACAAGCAATTTTAAGAGAGCCCATTTTGGCATTGGATTGTAAAGGAGAAGATCTTTCTCGTAAAGGGGAGTTACAGCTCGTGTCCATCGCAACGCAGGAAAAGGTTTATATTCTAGACATTCTAAAATTAAAAACCTCACCGTTCGAGAGAGGACTACGAGACATACTAGAAGATAAGCACATTCTGAAACTGATGTTTGATTGCAGGGAGGATTCGGATGTGTTGTTCCATCAGTTCCATGTCAAGCTTGATGGCGTCATTGATATTCAACTGCTTGAAGTTATAAAACGACCAGGAGATATTGAAGACACATCATCAAGAAGATGTGAAAGACACGACGAAGTGGTTCCACTGCAAAGTCTATATGACTGTCTAGTAACATATTCTATATCCAAGGTTATggtaaaaaagaagaaaaacttCATGCAGAATCATATTTTGGGAGACAGACCATTGGCAGAGGAACATAAAGAAAATGCGAACAGAGACGTGGCATTACTTTTCCatctgtttgaaaaattaaaaccaGACAACGAAGAAATGGAACGCTTGAAAATAGCCTCAAATGTGTTTGTCGACCTGAAACGATCGATCGCACTCCGCGATTTCAGcaagtttgaaaataattcttacTTGCCCATCGATGTAATTCCAAAGAAAGGATCCAAGGGCTTTGAACCTGGTTATACTCAATGCCAAAAATGCCGACGCCCGTTTCCCGTTTCTGAGTTTTCTAAAACTCAGTTGCGAGCATGTACGCAGATGTGCAGGACTTGCAAAAAGGTCAAACTTGACAACGACGTACTTGAAAACCAACAAGCAAACTTGTCAAGGACAGAAGATAGGCGTGCGAGGAACGCATTCTATTCACGTATCAATAGATTAGGAAACAGTCCCAGCCATATGATTTACAATGATATAATCCTTGATCCCTACGTTGACTGGCATGTCATAATCGATGAAGATGGAGAAGAGACTCTTACGTTCTTTACGTGA